The segment GTTTGTGTTTTCCCAAGTAAAAGTACCATTGTCAACATTTTCACAAACAGCATCTCCATTTCCATTATAACTTTCATCATAACTAACTTGAGAACCGTTTCCGTTTTCTAAAAAAGTTAATGTGCTTTTTCTAGTACAATCAGTTGTTGTTTCTTCACCATTTTCGGTTTGAGATTTTAATTGCCATGTTCCGATTATAATATTTGATGAAGACGTGTCGTCATCACTAGATGAACAAGAGGATAAGCATATAATAAAAGTAAGTAAATAGATGATTTTTTTCATGATAAATTTATTTTAAGGTGCAATTTAGTTAATGAATATCTATTATAGTATTTTTATTTCATCTTTTTTTAAAAATTATTTTGTTTTTTAATTAAAACATAGACAATGAAGTACCTAATTGATTAAAAGGTTGTTTTCGTATAAATAGTCTCACTTATAAAGAAGTTATTGTGAATCGAATTCCTTTTGAGCAGTCTATTAGAAAATAAAAATAAAAGCCCACTTAAAAAGTGAGCTTTTATGGATTTAAATCTTTATGTAACTTGAAGTTGATGTATAAGTAGTACCGTCATAAGTTTCTGAGAATGAGGTGCTAAAAATTGTGTTGTTTTGTGAGAAAGTGAGTTCTACGGAATTGCTTTGTCCATCTTCAGAAACATTATAGGTAGTAGCATTTGTGTTTTCCCATGTAAAAGTGCCATTGTAATCATTTTCACAAACAGCATTTCCAGCTCCATCATAACTTTCATCATAACTAATTTGAGAACCGTTTCCGTTTTTTAAAAAAGTTATTGTGCTTTTTCTAGTGCAATCAGTTGTTCTTTCTACACCATTTTCGGTCTCAGATTTTAATTGCCATGTTCCAATTATAATATTTGATGAAGACGCGTCGTCATCACTAGATGAAC is part of the Polaribacter sp. SA4-10 genome and harbors:
- a CDS encoding lipocalin family protein; translated protein: MKKIIYLLTFIICLSSCSSSDDDTSSSNIIIGTWQLKSQTENGEETTTDCTRKSTLTFLENGNGSQVSYDESYNGNGDAVCENVDNGTFTWENTNATTYNISEDGDNSSVELTFSQNNTIFSGSFSETYDGTTYSSSFSYIKI
- a CDS encoding lipocalin family protein, which codes for MKKIIYLLTVIICLSSCSSSDDDASSSNIIIGTWQLKSETENGVERTTDCTRKSTITFLKNGNGSQISYDESYDGAGNAVCENDYNGTFTWENTNATTYNVSEDGQSNSVELTFSQNNTIFSTSFSETYDGTTYTSTSSYIKI